Proteins from one Sabethes cyaneus chromosome 2, idSabCyanKW18_F2, whole genome shotgun sequence genomic window:
- the LOC128736566 gene encoding uncharacterized protein K02A2.6-like, with amino-acid sequence MDLPVEEVVQVQSVFNPASYNLPQFKFAHLPPSEVRKAWTRWIRWFENVMTASNIEDGRSRKAQMLAIGGIELQDVFYGIPGADDVDVDYPNVNPYEKAKQKLEEHFSPKQHESFERFQFWSMLPADDEPIEKFLLRVQQKAEKCFFGKTEQQCRQIAIMDKVIQNSSEELKRKLLEKEDLTFDVGTKIINAYQSINQQASLMKMGSSQKAEINRVFVNKQRVPYYKDSGKPAYRERCSRCGRMKHSEKEKCPAFDKSCHLCRNFGHFQTMCKANVERTVTKRRHSPHRYGQDSRHFKRSRTVRNIEARDGDGVKPEEFPVYNIADEDDEFIKCRVGGVEIEMLIDSGSTHNLIDDTTWELLKLGGAKVSSQRFDDSKRFLAYGRVPLKLLTTFDAVLDIMDGPDVMSIEATFYVIEGGQQSLLGKVTARNLGLLQVGLPSSFGQIVNHVKETKVFPKVKDFQLVLPIDRSVAPVIQPLRRCPIPILGQVKAKLDELLEMGIIEHVTKPTSWVSPLVPILKDNGDLRLCVDMRRANQAIQRLNHPLPIFDDLLSRFSGAKYFTTLDIKQAFHQVELAEESRDITTFITNWGLFRYTRLLFGVNYAPEFFQNLMESILAECSHTVVFIDDIVIWGLTEQEHDDAVKQTLDVLKNHGLSLNVHKCKFKQQEIQFLGHKLSATGVLPSDDKIKSLSRCRPPRNKEELRSFLGLVTYVSRFIPNLSTSSHPLRELLKSTSNFQWLTKHNECFEMLKERISNLEHLGYYDPRDQTILVTDASGVGLGAVLIQLKQNQPRVISYASRSLSPTEQRYPPIEKEALGIVWGVERFKIYLLGISFTLETDHRPLEVLFTSNSRPTARIERWMLRLQAFKFRVVYRKGSSNIADPLSRLASHMTDQSWDNESEVYIRRTMAVTFSELINEFEQSDYDQGTECAIRSIQETAAIDISEVAEATDNDSELQAVKLAIMTEDWSSVNVKQYSVFRSELSYANSIVMRGLKLVIPKNLRERMLMLAHEGHPGHSSMKRRLRDRCWWPNMDQDAIKVCEKCEGCRLVQVPDVPEPMQRRSLPVKAWVDIAIDFLGPLPSGEYILVVIDYFSRHVDLEIMTTITAKETIKRLDKIFLLWGNPRTITLDNAKQFVATDLDDYCRRKGIFLNHTSPYWPQANGEVERQNRSLLKRLKIANALYGTWRTAMDRYLEMYNNTPHSTTGKAPNELLQNRKLRTKFPELDDLSTAIPSADFVDRDRSQKLSGKEREDAKRRAKPSDIVVGDVVLMLNLHPTNKLSTNFLKEKFLVAERKGSKVRVESLETGKSYDRNVSHLKKILGSSDDVEEVEMPTADPIEEAPRRSERLRKSMRRAL; translated from the exons ATGGATCTACCCGTGGAAGAAGTTGTTCAAGTTCAGTCAGTTTTCAATCCGGCATCCTACAATCTACCACAATTTAAGTTTGCTCATCTGCCACCGTCTGAGGTTAGGAAAGCTTGGACTAGATGGATCCGGTGGTTTGAAAACGTGATGACCGCATCAAACATCGAAGATGGTAGGAGTCGCAAAGCTCAAATGCTTGCAATAGGAGGTATAGAACTTCAAGATGTATTCTACGGTATTCCCGGGGCTGATGATGTCGATGTTGATTACCCAAATGTAAACCCTTACGAGAAGGCAAAACAGAAGCTGGAGGAACATTTTTCTCCCAAACAACATGAGAGCTTTGAACGATTTCAGTTTTGGTCCATGTTACCAGCCGATGATGAACCAATTGAGAAATTTCTGTTGAGAGtgcagcagaaagcagaaaaatgttttttcgGTAAAACTGAGCAACAATGTCGGCAGATCGCGATTATGGACAAGGTTATTCAAAACTCATCTGAAGAGCTAAAACGGAAATTGCTTGAAAAAGAAGATCTTACATTCGACGTCGGGACGAAGATCATCAACGCATATCAGTCAATAAACCAACAAGCGTCTTTGATGAAAATGGGATCAAGTCAGAAGGCGGAGATAAACCGTGTATTCGTCAATAAGCAAAGGGTTCCGTATTACAAAGACTCCGGAAAGCCAGCATACAGAGAAAGATGTTCCCGCTGCGGTAGAATGAAGCATAGCGAAAAGGAGAAATGCCCGGCCTTCGATAAATCTTGCCATCTTTGTCGCAATTTTGGTCATTTCCAGACCATGTGCAAAGCAAATGTCGAGCGAACT GTAACCAAACGAAGGCACTCTCCACATCGGTACGGTCAAGACTCTAGACATTTCAAACGATCCAGAACGGTACGAAACATCGAAGCTCGTGATGGTGACGGGGTTAAACCGGAAGAATTTCCTGTTTACAACATCGCTGATGAAGACGACGAGTTTATTAAATGTCGTGTGGGAGGAGTCGAAATCGAAATGCTCATCGATTCGGGGTCAACGCACAATTTAATTGACGACACGACGTGGGAGTTGTTGAAGTTAGGGGGTGCAAAGGTCTCTTCTCAAAGATTTGACGATTCTAAACGATTCCTGGCCTATGGTAGAGTACCATTAAAGCTCTTGACAACATTCGATGCTGTCCTTGATATTATGGATGGACCTGATGTAATGTCAATAGAAGCTACGTTCTATGTGATCGAGGGTGGACAACAATCGTTGCTTGGTAAAGTAACTGCTCGCAATTTAGGGCTTTTGCAGGTTGGATTACCGAGTAGTTTTGGACAAATCGTTAACCATGTCAAAGAAACGAAAGTGTTCCCCAAGGTTAAAGATTTTCAGTTAGTTTTGCCCATAGATCGCTCCGTTGCACCTGTTATCCAACCGCTTCGTCGGTGTCCTATCCCCATTCTTGGTCAGGTGAAAGCAAAGCTTGATGAACTACTGGAAATGGGCATTATCGAACACGTAACTAAACCTACATCCTGGGTATCACCTTTGGTGCCAATCTTGAAAGACAACGGCGATCTGCGACTGTGTGTCGATATGAGGCGCGCGAACCAGGCTATTCAAAGATTGAACCATCCTTTGCCTATATTCGATGATTTGCTATCACGGTTCAGCGGAGCCAAGTACTTCACAACTCTAGATATCAAACAGGCATTTCATCAGGTCGAATTAGCAGAAGAAAGTCGAGACATCACAACGTTCATTACAAACTGGGGCCTCTTTCGGTACACTCGACTGTTATTTGGTGTGAACTACGCTCCAGAGTTTTTCCAGAATCTCATGGAAAGCATACTGGCTGAGTGTTCTCATACGGTAGTTTTCATCGACGACATAGTAATTTGGGGATTGACAGAACAGGAACATGACGATGCAGTGAAACAAACGCTAGATGTGCTCAAAAATCACGGCCTGTCACTCAATGTTCACAAGTGTAAGTTCAAACAACAAGAAATTCAGTTTCTTGGGCATAAGCTTTCGGCAACTGGTGTACTCCCCTCCGATGACAAAATCAAATCACTTTCTAGATGTCGACCACCACGGAACAAGGAAGAGCTTCGAAGCTTCCTGGGTCTCGTCACATATGTTTCTCGCTTTATTCCGAATTTATCAACATCAAGTCATCCTTTACGTGAGCTTTTGAAGAGCACTAGTAATTTCCAGTGGTTGACAAAACATAACGAGTGTTTTGAGATGCTCAAGGAACGTATCAGTAATTTGGAGCATCTGGGATATTATGACCCGAGAGATCAAACAATCCTGGTGACGGATGCATCTGGAGTAGGACTCGGTGCAGTGTTAATACAACTGAAGCAAAATCAACCACGGGTCATCAGCTATGCGTCGCGAAGTTTGTCGCCTACAGAGCAACGATATCCCCCAATAGAGAAGGAGGCACTAGGAATTGTTTGGGGGGTTGAGCGATTCAAAATCTATTTGTTGGGAATATCCTTTACGTTGGAAACGGATCATCGACCCCTGGAGGTCTTGTTCACATCGAATTCACGCCCAACAGCCAGAATTGAACGGTGGATGCTCAGGCTTCAAGCTTTCAAATTTAGAGTCGTTTACAGAAAGGGTTCTTCAAATATCGCTGATCCTCTATCTCGGTTGGCATCACATATGACAGATCAGTCTTGGGATAACGAATCAGAAGTATAcataagacggaccatggcagTTACGTTTTCTGAACTGATAAACGAATTTGAACAGTCGGATTATGATCAGGGAACCGAATGTGCTATACGGTCGATCCAAGAAACAGCAGCGATAGACATTTCAGAGGTAGCTGAAGCTACTGATAATGATAGTGAGCTTCAGGCCGTAAAACTTGCTATCATGACTGAAGATTGGTCATCTGTCAATGTGAAACAATACTCAGTTTTTCGCTCAGAACTGTCGTATGCAAACAGCATTGTCATGCGGGGATTGAAGTTGGTTATCCCAAAGAACTTGAGGGAAAGAATGTTGATGCTTGCTCATGAAGGGCATCCTGGTCATTCTTCTATGAAAAGACGGTTGCGAGATCGATGTTGGTGGCCGAATATGGACCAAGATGCGATAAAAGTGTGCGAGAAATGTGAAGGATGTCGATTGGTACAGGTTCCTGATGTTCCAGAGCCGATGCAACGTAGATCTCTACCGGTCAAGGCGTGGGTTGATATTGCCATCGATTTCCTGGGTCCATTACCTTCAGGAGAGTACATTTTAGTAGTAATCGACTATTTCAGTCGACATGTAGACCTGGAAATTATGACCACTATCACCGCCAAAGAAACGATCAAAAGGCTGGACAAAATCTTTCTACTCTGGGGTAATCCGCGTACCATAACCCTGGATAACGCAAAGCAGTTTGTGGCAACTGACCTCGATGACTACTGCAGAAGAAAAGGGATCTTTCTTAACCATACATCACCATACTGGCCTCAAGCTAACGGTGAGGTAGAACGGCAAAACCGTTCTTTACTAAAGCGATTGAAAATCGCTAACGCGCTCTATGGAACCTGGCGGACGGCAATGGACCGGTACTTAGAAATGTATAACAACACACCTCACAGTACCACCGGCAAAGCGCCCAATGAGCTTCTTCAAAACCGTAAACTGCGCACAAAATTTCCAGAACTTGATGATCTGTCTACGGCTATTCCTTCAGCTGACTTCGTCGACAGAGATAGATCACAAAAACTTTCAGGGAAGGAGCGAGAGGATGCTAAGCGTCGAGCTAAACCTAGTGACATCGTGGTCGGAGACGTCGTACTTATGCTAAATCTACATCCTACAAATAAGCTCTCGACCAACTTCCTTAAGGAGAAGTTCTTGGTTGCAGAGCGAAAAGGATCGAAGGTTCGCGTTGAATCATTGGAAACAGGCAAGTCATATGACAGGAACGTTTCGCACCTCAAGAAAATTCTTGGCTCATCAGACGATGTCGAAGAGGTTGAGATGCCAACTGCAGATCCTATTGAAGAGGCTCCTAGGCGGTCTGAGAGATTGCGCAAGTCAATGCGCCGTGCGCTTTAA